In the Leifsonia sp. 466MF genome, one interval contains:
- a CDS encoding TetR/AcrR family transcriptional regulator, translating to MPTPSTRAPRRDATANREAILGAAAIALNEDIDASLENIAARAGLSRRAVYGHFATRDELLVEVFTRGARRLAALLDPVSHPDPLVEIALFGATLWAEVEHVRVSAALAVRGPHREMVGTALDPARERLRDTVRRGMESGRIRTDLDRETTTRLIENAAVSVLDEATRARLSPEAGHRLVMLAGLGAAGMSWREAGELIASTPELAFTPAETNDGGAQR from the coding sequence ATGCCCACCCCCTCCACCCGCGCACCGCGACGCGACGCCACGGCGAACCGCGAGGCCATCCTCGGAGCCGCCGCCATCGCCCTCAATGAGGACATCGACGCGTCGCTCGAGAACATCGCCGCACGCGCCGGCCTCAGCCGCCGCGCCGTCTACGGGCACTTCGCCACCCGCGACGAACTGCTGGTCGAGGTGTTCACCCGCGGCGCACGTCGGCTCGCCGCCCTGCTCGACCCGGTGTCGCATCCCGACCCCCTCGTCGAGATCGCGCTGTTCGGCGCGACCCTCTGGGCCGAGGTCGAACATGTCCGCGTCAGCGCGGCACTCGCCGTCCGCGGCCCGCACCGCGAGATGGTCGGCACCGCCCTCGACCCCGCGCGCGAGCGCCTCCGCGACACCGTCCGGCGCGGGATGGAGTCGGGCCGCATCCGCACAGACCTCGACCGCGAGACCACGACGCGCCTCATCGAGAACGCCGCCGTCTCGGTGCTCGACGAGGCCACCCGCGCCCGCCTCAGCCCCGAAGCCGGCCATCGCCTGGTCATGCTGGCGGGGCTCGGCGCAGCAGGGATGAGCTGGCGCGAGGCCGGCGAGCTGATCGCCTCCACCCCCGAGCTGGCGTTCACGCCCGCCGAGACGAACGACGGAGGTGCGCAGCGATGA